CCACTCTTCGACTGTCTTGTAGTTCAAGACATGGTCAGCTCCCAATTCAGCCAACCGAGCTGCCTTGCTCCAGCTCGACGTGGTAGCGATGACTCTCGCGCCCATCGCCTTTGCAAACTGCAATGCGAAGAGGGCCACACCACCCGTTCCTTGAGTCAAAACGGTGTCGCCGGCTCGGACTCCCTGCAGCGCCGACCAAGCTGTAACCGCAGCGCAGGGCAAGGTCGCCGCTTCCTCAAAGCTGAGATGGTCTGGAATGCCAACCAATGCCTCCGCCGAAACGACCTTGTACTCGGTAAGCCAGCCCTCGTGATGCGCAACCCACTGCTGGGTTGCCTGGTTGAATTTGCCAGCGTAGAGGTTCGGGAAGAAGCTGTTGGCGACGCGGTCTCCCTTCTTAAATCGCGATACGCCTTCGCCAACAGCCACCACCTCGCCAGCGCCATC
The DNA window shown above is from Tardibacter chloracetimidivorans and carries:
- a CDS encoding zinc-dependent alcohol dehydrogenase family protein, which produces MTNKRMHSYRLTKPGSANVARLTEEAIPTPGHGQVLVHVRASAINFRDLIIANGWYPLPIPDDQVPLSDGAGEVVAVGEGVSRFKKGDRVANSFFPNLYAGKFNQATQQWVAHHEGWLTEYKVVSAEALVGIPDHLSFEEAATLPCAAVTAWSALQGVRAGDTVLTQGTGGVALFALQFAKAMGARVIATTSSWSKAARLAELGADHVLNYKTVEEWGVDFHANVTQGFHRNLTHPVG